The following are encoded together in the Capsulimonas corticalis genome:
- a CDS encoding DEAD/DEAH box helicase, translating to MSFTSLGLRPEILRALSDSGYETPTPIQSKAIPVIMQGRDVLAAAQTGTGKTAGFTLPLLHRLSTTPQRASRGHHHPVRALIVTPTRELAAQVEESVTTYGKHLNLTSAVVFGGVNINPQIAALRHGVDILVATPGRLLDHIQQGTVDLTQVEVLVLDEADRMLDMGFIRDIKKILALLPAKRQNLLFSATFSDEIKSLANGLLNSPTLVEVARQNAESELVTHCAYFVAQENKRDLLEYLLIEKKIGQALVFTRTKHGADRLAKQLTKSGINALAIHGNKSQPQRTKALADFKSSTARILVATDIAARGIDIDQLPHVINYELPNVPEDYIHRIGRTGRAGSPGEALSLVSRDEESYLADIERKMKKSIPRQQATGFIPKPASVTALENADTRPPRPPRPQPRQSGPGQRPSGSGGRPPMQGPRGDRPQSQGSQGHRPGSSPSSRPAWRRD from the coding sequence ATGTCTTTCACGTCCCTCGGGCTGCGCCCCGAGATCCTTCGCGCGCTCTCGGACTCGGGTTACGAGACGCCCACACCCATTCAGTCCAAAGCCATTCCCGTCATCATGCAGGGCCGCGACGTGCTCGCCGCCGCGCAGACCGGCACGGGCAAAACGGCGGGCTTTACCCTGCCCCTGCTCCATCGTCTCAGCACGACGCCGCAGCGGGCGAGCCGTGGTCACCACCATCCCGTGCGCGCCCTGATCGTGACGCCGACGCGTGAGCTGGCGGCGCAGGTCGAAGAAAGCGTCACCACGTATGGCAAGCATCTGAACTTGACATCGGCGGTCGTCTTCGGCGGCGTCAATATCAATCCGCAGATCGCGGCGCTGCGCCATGGCGTCGATATCCTGGTGGCGACGCCCGGACGCCTGCTCGACCACATCCAGCAGGGAACGGTCGATCTGACACAGGTCGAGGTGCTGGTGCTCGACGAAGCCGACCGGATGCTGGACATGGGTTTTATCCGGGATATCAAAAAGATCCTCGCCTTGCTGCCCGCGAAGCGCCAGAACCTGCTGTTCTCCGCGACGTTCTCCGATGAGATCAAGTCGCTGGCGAATGGCCTGCTGAACTCGCCGACACTGGTGGAGGTCGCGCGCCAGAACGCCGAAAGCGAGCTGGTGACGCACTGCGCGTACTTCGTCGCGCAGGAGAATAAGCGGGACCTGCTTGAGTACCTGCTGATCGAGAAGAAGATCGGACAGGCCCTGGTCTTCACGCGCACCAAGCACGGCGCCGACCGTCTCGCCAAGCAGCTGACCAAGAGCGGGATCAACGCCCTCGCGATCCATGGCAACAAGAGCCAGCCGCAGCGCACCAAGGCGCTCGCGGACTTCAAGTCCAGCACAGCCCGCATTCTGGTCGCCACGGACATCGCGGCGCGCGGCATCGATATCGATCAGCTGCCGCACGTCATCAACTATGAGCTGCCGAACGTTCCCGAGGACTATATCCACCGGATCGGCCGCACGGGCCGCGCTGGCAGCCCGGGCGAGGCGCTCTCGCTCGTCAGCCGCGATGAAGAATCGTATCTGGCCGACATCGAGCGCAAGATGAAGAAGAGCATTCCGCGCCAGCAAGCGACGGGCTTTATTCCTAAGCCCGCCTCGGTCACCGCGCTGGAGAACGCCGATACGCGGCCGCCGCGCCCGCCGCGTCCCCAGCCGCGTCAGTCCGGCCCCGGACAGCGTCCGAGCGGTTCGGGTGGCCGACCGCCGATGCAGGGACCGCGCGGCGACCGTCCGCAATCGCAGGGATCGCAGGGCCATCGCCCCGGAAGTTCGCCCTCATCGCGCCCCGCCTGGCGACGCGATTAA